The nucleotide window TGGCGCGCGGTATTGAAGCCGGGATGGTGTTCGTCAACACCCAGAACGTGCGCGACCTGCGTCAGCCGTTCGGCGGCGTGAAGGCCTCCGGAACCGGCCGCGAAGGCGGCGAGTACAGCTTTGAAGTGTTCGCCGAAATGAAAAACGTCTGCATCTCGATGGGCGACCATCCGATCCCGAAATGGGGAGTCTGATATGGGTAAGTTAGCGTTAGCAGCAAAAATCACTCACGTGCCGTCGATGTATCTGTCTGAGCTGCCGGGGAAAAACCACGGCTGCCGTCAGGGCGCGATCGACGGGCATAAAGAAATTGGCAAGCGCTGCCGTGAAATGGGCGTCGATACCATTATCGTGTTTGATACCCACTGGCTGGTCAACAGCGCCTACCACATCAACTGCGCCGACCATTTTCAGGGCGTCTACACCAGTAACGAACTGCCGCATTTCATTCGCGACATGACCTACGACTACGACGGCAACCCGGAGCTGGGCCAGCTTATCGCCGACGAGGCGGTGAAGCTCGGGGTGCGTGCCAAAGCGCACAATATTCCCAGCCTGAAGCTGGAGTACGGCACCCTGGTGCCGATGCGCTACATGAACAG belongs to Flammeovirga agarivorans and includes:
- a CDS encoding aldehyde dehydrogenase family protein; the protein is ARGIEAGMVFVNTQNVRDLRQPFGGVKASGTGREGGEYSFEVFAEMKNVCISMGDHPIPKWGV
- the hpaD gene encoding 3,4-dihydroxyphenylacetate 2,3-dioxygenase gives rise to the protein MGKLALAAKITHVPSMYLSELPGKNHGCRQGAIDGHKEIGKRCREMGVDTIIVFDTHWLVNSAYHINCADHFQGVYTSNELPHFIRDMTYDYDGNPELGQLIADEAVKLGVRAKAHNIPSLKLEYGTLVPMRYMNSEKHFKVVSISAFCTVHDFADSRRLGEAILKAIEKYDGTVAVLASGSLSHRFIDDQRAEEGMNSYTREFDHQMDERVVKLWREGKFK